In Rosa chinensis cultivar Old Blush chromosome 1, RchiOBHm-V2, whole genome shotgun sequence, a genomic segment contains:
- the LOC112191776 gene encoding uncharacterized protein LOC112191776 → MLALQPENLPPPISNVGASASIPVQIIEDSSPEPEENAPLSDAPPEEPITAQPSADVSLNPDPTEAVQEPVPVGIPDEAPIAEGNVPTEEVAVADPAEPAGEGVVAQELAPQVLEVGAYMNAAPEPVAAPIVEPQEIPAAVAADANAIANVPPPEPPNRLERLVHALEVAPPGVTDEARDSLQRLLGPDILLPGAPARAQEYLMVLRRERTITEAEFVEIYELLQNLHTQINEITIATTQARQVQAHYRGLAQQAEVSRDSLGDRAIRVRDLRISQNHLRTHIQDLQAQLIEAEAQLVVVTPQLEQEEPQIEQPLAALEAMSQNLAQAREAVRQAERAAADACFRVDEHLLRLTHAGRKL, encoded by the exons ATGTTGGCGCTTCAGCCTGAAAACCTTCCACCTCCTATCAGCAATGTTGGCGCTTCAGCCTCCATTCCTGTGCAAATCATAGAGGACAGTTCACCCGAGCCGGAAGAAAATGCACCCCTTTCGGATGCACCACCTGAGGAGCCGATCACTGCACAACCCTCGGCAGACGTATCGCTCAATCCGGATCCTACCGAGGCGGTTCAAGAGCCCGTGCCGGTAGGTATCCCAGACGAGGCTCCTATCGCAGAG GGTAATGTCCCTACTGAGGAGGTCGCTGTCGCTGATCCTGCTGAGCCCGCTGGTGAGGGCGTGGTGGCTCAAGAACTTGCCCCCCAGGTTCTAGAAGTAGGAGCTTATATGAATGCAGCACCGGAACCGGTCGCGGCCCCCATCGTCGAGCCTCAGGAAATTCCTGCTGCGGTTGCTGCTGACGCTAATGCTATTGCCAACGTTCCTCCTCCCGAGCCTCCTAATAGGCTGGAAAGGCTGGTTCACGCACTCGAAGTGGCTCCCCCAGGAGTCACAGACGAAGCGAGGGACAGTCTGCAGCGACTtctgggtcctgacattttacTGCCGGGCGCACctgccagagctcaagaatatCTTATGGTGCTTCGCCGCGAACGCACTATCACTGAAGCTGAATTTGTTGAGATATATGAGCTCCTACAAAACCTCCATACACAGATTAATGAGATAACGATCGCGACCACGCAGGCTAGGCAGGTCCAGGCTCACTATCGCGGCCTTGCACAACAAGCGGAAGTGTCTCGTGACTCCTTAGGCGATCGAGCCATCCGCGTCAGGGACCTACGGATCTCACAGAACCACCTTCGGACCCACATTCAGGACCTTCAAGCCCAACTGATCGAAGCCGAGGCCCAATTGGTGGTGGTGACGCCCCAACTTGAGCAAGAGGAACCTCAGATAGAGCAGCCCCTAGCGGCCTTAGAAGCGATGTCTCAGAACTTGGCTCAAGCACGCGAAGCAGTCCGACAAGCAGAGCGAGCTGCTGCTGACGCTTGCTTTCGTGTAGACGAACACTTgcttcgcttgacccatgcgggtcGTAAACTCTAG